A genomic segment from Bradyrhizobium diazoefficiens USDA 110 encodes:
- the metE gene encoding 5-methyltetrahydropteroyltriglutamate--homocysteine S-methyltransferase: MSPLSLPVATLGTPRIGPRRELKLALESYWAGKISEQQLHEDAFGLRAANWARQKSLGVTIIPSNDFSLYDQVLDTSVMVGAIPEIYAANGESVSLQTYFAMARGSQCGEQDASCAQSPRGSGVPAQEMTKWFDTNYHYMVPEFYRGQAFRLCSRKPVEEYEEARALGFQTRPVLIGPVTFLKLGKSTDSAFQPLSLLDDLIPVYIDLLHELAKRGASWVQFDEPCLVLDLDEAARNSLLHAYNRFAKEGPAIKIMLASYFGALGDNLDTALSLPISGLHVDLVRAPELLDQIVADGRSDLVMSLGVIDGRNVWRSNLPSLRQRLKPSIAKLGRHRVQLAPSCSLLHVPVDVELETGLASDVKSWLAFSVQKMRELAILARVLAGDQNVGLALAESECAATARRTSPKIHNANVAVRMRAIDQTMRQRATPFARRSEIQRERFGLPAFPTTTIGSFPQTTAVRNARAAHARGAMSEEQYDRFLKEEIARAVRWQEDIGLDVLVHGEFERNDMVQYFSEQLAGFAFTRNGWVQSYGSRCVRPPILFGDVVRPKPITVEWWRYAQSLTSKPMKAMLTGPVTILNWSFVRDDIPRSEVCRQLALAMRDEVRDLENAGAAMIQIDEAALREGLPLRRSDWKAYLDWAGDCFRICSSGVTDQTQIHTHMCYSEFNDIIGAIAAMDADVISIETSRSKMELLDAFRRYEYPNQIGPGVYDIHSPRVPETDEMKELIVLARTRLQDSQLWVNPDCGLKTRKWEEVRPALANMVAAARELRAASDPQIR, translated from the coding sequence TAGAAAGCTACTGGGCTGGAAAGATTAGTGAACAGCAGTTGCACGAAGACGCATTCGGCCTACGCGCAGCGAACTGGGCTCGTCAAAAATCGCTCGGCGTCACGATCATTCCGTCAAACGACTTCTCGCTGTATGATCAGGTGCTCGATACAAGCGTCATGGTTGGCGCAATCCCGGAGATCTACGCCGCGAACGGAGAATCCGTTTCGCTCCAAACGTACTTCGCCATGGCCCGCGGATCGCAATGCGGCGAGCAGGATGCGAGTTGCGCCCAGAGCCCGCGGGGATCTGGCGTGCCCGCGCAGGAAATGACCAAGTGGTTCGATACCAACTACCACTACATGGTTCCTGAGTTTTACCGGGGACAGGCGTTCAGACTGTGCTCTCGCAAACCCGTCGAAGAGTATGAGGAAGCGAGGGCTCTTGGCTTTCAGACCCGCCCTGTCCTGATCGGGCCGGTCACATTTTTAAAGCTCGGCAAGAGTACCGATAGTGCGTTCCAGCCCCTCTCTCTCCTCGATGATCTGATACCCGTCTATATCGACCTTCTGCATGAATTAGCCAAACGAGGGGCAAGTTGGGTTCAGTTTGACGAGCCCTGCCTGGTCCTTGATCTGGATGAGGCGGCGCGAAATTCGTTGCTGCACGCCTATAACCGGTTCGCAAAGGAGGGACCCGCTATCAAGATCATGCTTGCGAGCTATTTCGGCGCCCTAGGCGACAATCTGGATACTGCCTTGAGCCTGCCAATTTCCGGTCTGCACGTCGATTTGGTTCGAGCGCCAGAACTATTGGATCAGATCGTTGCTGACGGCCGAAGTGATCTCGTCATGTCGCTCGGTGTCATCGACGGCCGGAATGTGTGGCGGTCGAACTTGCCGTCGCTCCGTCAGCGGCTGAAGCCCTCGATTGCGAAGCTTGGCAGGCACCGTGTACAGCTCGCTCCATCCTGCTCGCTGCTTCACGTGCCGGTCGATGTTGAACTCGAGACCGGGCTCGCGTCCGACGTCAAGAGCTGGCTTGCTTTCTCGGTTCAGAAGATGCGTGAGCTTGCGATCCTGGCGCGGGTACTCGCAGGCGACCAGAATGTTGGGCTAGCTCTTGCCGAGTCGGAATGCGCTGCGACTGCCCGCCGGACCTCGCCGAAGATCCATAATGCCAACGTCGCTGTCCGAATGAGGGCGATCGATCAGACGATGCGCCAGCGCGCCACCCCGTTTGCCCGTCGTTCCGAGATCCAAAGGGAACGCTTTGGACTACCGGCTTTTCCCACCACGACGATAGGATCGTTTCCGCAGACCACAGCGGTGCGAAATGCTCGCGCGGCGCATGCGCGAGGTGCGATGAGCGAGGAGCAATACGACAGGTTCCTCAAAGAGGAGATAGCCCGCGCCGTACGTTGGCAGGAGGACATCGGTCTTGACGTCCTCGTTCATGGCGAATTCGAGCGTAATGACATGGTGCAGTACTTCAGCGAGCAACTCGCCGGCTTCGCATTTACAAGGAATGGATGGGTTCAGTCCTATGGTTCGCGCTGCGTTAGGCCCCCGATCCTGTTTGGCGATGTAGTGCGGCCGAAGCCGATCACCGTGGAATGGTGGCGCTACGCGCAATCACTAACTAGTAAGCCGATGAAGGCGATGTTGACCGGACCGGTGACGATCCTGAACTGGTCGTTTGTTCGCGATGATATTCCTAGAAGCGAGGTCTGCCGTCAGCTTGCGCTCGCGATGCGCGATGAAGTCCGCGATCTCGAGAATGCCGGTGCGGCGATGATACAGATCGACGAAGCTGCACTTCGCGAAGGATTGCCATTGCGCCGGTCGGACTGGAAGGCATATCTCGATTGGGCCGGAGATTGCTTCCGCATCTGCTCATCGGGCGTTACCGATCAAACGCAAATCCATACACATATGTGCTACTCAGAGTTTAACGACATCATCGGTGCGATCGCTGCAATGGATGCGGATGTCATTTCAATCGAGACGTCGCGATCGAAAATGGAGCTGCTGGATGCGTTCAGGAGGTACGAATATCCAAATCAAATCGGACCGGGCGTGTACGACATTCACTCTCCGCGCGTTCCCGAGACGGACGAAATGAAGGAGCTGATCGTGCTAGCTCGGACGCGCTTGCAGGATTCTCAGCTCTGGGTCAATCCGGACTGCGGCCTAAAAACGCGCAAATGGGAGGAGGTTCGGCCTGCGCTCGCCAACATGGTCGCTGCCGCGCGCGAACTGCGCGCTGCATCCGATCCGCAAATCCGTTGA